In Leptolyngbya sp. O-77, the genomic window AAACCCGCCGCTGATTATGGCAGACGAACCCACAGCAGCCCTCGACTCTACGAGCGGACACGCCGTGATCGATCTGCTCAGCACTCTTGCCAAAGAGCGGGGGCGCACCGTTCTCATCGTGACGCACGATCCTCGAATTATGGACGTTGCTGACCGAGTGCTGTATCTGGAAGACGGACGACTGAAATAGCCGCCAAGGAATGGCCGCGAGGTCGCCATTCCAGGTCGCCATTATCAGTCGCCATTATCAAAAGAGCTTGCCATTGAATATCGTCTGGGGGTTATGGCTGGATGGGGGGCGATCGCCCTAACTCCACTCCGTCATAAAACTCATCACCAATGGGCATTCAGCTTTTGCAAAACTTTACCTTGTGCCCAGCAAAGGTTTTCTAAAACCCCCGTAACGGCTCTGGCACTTTGCTCTAGCCCAAAACCTAATCATCTCCTTCAACAGAGCAGTATCTTCATACGGGATTGCCAGGACAGGTTCTGTAGTAACCCTGTAATCGATCCCTCATTAGTAGGAAATTAGTAGGAGAGCGGCATAGCCTTCATAAGCTTTGCCGAATCCATTGCTTTATCGAGGCTTTATCGAGTGCCAAATCTGAATCAGAGCCAGACTCAACCAGATCCGCACTCAGGCGTTCTCCCAGTCAATACAACCTATTCAGTCTTGGCTCTGTCTGGCGAAACTGGCCATAACCGCAAAATCGTCCTATACTCCGGTTAAGAAATCTTTCCCAGGTTGTTCTCCTGTCAATTCTGTGTACACTCGATAAAACCTGATCAAAGTTCATCGCCTTTCTAGTGTGACCTTACAGGCAATCTCCATAGAGCAATTTCCACAATTGCAACCCCAGTTCTAACTGGTTTCTGTCAAGCCTCGAACCAAGCCTCGCATGACCACCGTTCCCGTTCCACGACAGCCTTCACAATCGCCTGATTTGCCTGGCGGCACGCCCGCGCCAGACATCACGCCCGTGTTTGCGCTGAAGGAACTCGTGTCTCGGCTAAACCGGGAGCATAACAAGGTTCAGGATCTACTGAGTTCTCTGGGGTTTGCGCTGCGAAGCTTCACCAACCTCAATCAGTTTTTAGAGCTGACCCCGCTGATTGCCAGTCGTGTGACCGATGCCGACGGGGGGGCCCTAATCCTATTCCGCCCCAATGGGCAATTGCGCCTTGAGCGGATTCACTGCCAAGATGGGCGCAATTGTCAAACCATTCGCAAGGCGCTGGAAACGGCTACCTTGCAGCTTACGGCTTCACCCCCGACGGGGGGAACGACACTGGTTCCATCGGCTGATTTGACGGCATCCCTCGACTATCAGGTGAATCGCTACCTGGGGGCAGACGTGCAGATGTTTGGCACGGCAATTTTGTCTAAAAACGAGGAGCGGGGGCGGCTCTATGTCTTCAGCTATGACCCAAACTATGAGTGGACAGAGACGCGGCAGAAGCTAGTGAGGCTGGTGGCGGATCAGACTGCGGTGGCGATCGCCACAGATGAACTCACTGTCGAACTCCGCAAAAAAGAGCGCCTGGATCGAGAGCTAGAAATTGGCGAAGAAATCCAGCGGCAGCTTTTGCCCCGCCAGTGCCCCCAAATTGAGGGACTGGAATTGGCAGCCCGCTGCAAAAATGCCAACCGCGTCGGCGGCGACTATTACGACTTCATCCCGGTGAACTATGACCAGGTACGCGCCAAAAAAGGCACGCTGAGCCACTGCAACCGCTGGAGCATCACCATCGGCGACGTGATGGGCAAGGGCGTTCCGGCAGGGCTGATCATGACCATGCTGCGGGGAATGTTGCGGGCAGAAGTGCTAAACGGACACCAGCCCTCGCGGATTTTGCAGCACTTAAACCACGTCATGTACGCGGATTTAGAGAACTCTAACCGCTTTGTGACGCTGTTTTATTCCGAATACAACACCGAAACCCAGGTCTTGTCCTATAGCAACGCTGCCCACAACCCGCCGCTGCTGTGGCAAGCCGCGACAGGCAAAATTACCCGGCTAGACACGCTGGGAATGCTGATTGGGCTGGATGTGGATACGCAGTATTTCGACGCGCAGGTGCAGTTGGCTCCGGGTGATACAGTCATTTATTTCACCGATGGATTTACGGATGCGGCTAGCGCGAATGGCGATCGCTACGATGAAGAAAACTTGGTGAAAGATGTTGAATATGCCTGCCAAGCCTACAGCAGCCCACAGGAAATTCTGGAGTATTTATTTGGGCAAGTCCAGCAGTTTGTCGGAGAAGGGCGCAATGCCAACGACGACATGACGCTGATTGTCATGCGAGTCAGGCCCGAATAGCTGAACCAAACTAGCCACAACGAAGGTTTTTATCTTTTGACATGTCCTTTTATGAGTCTCTGTCTATGCAACTTGGACTATTTCTAAAGTTGTAAAAAACTCTGGTCGGGCTGCTAAAATTGCCAACCTTCAGCGGATGAACTGCTGTCAGTCTGTTGAATAAGGTGTGGATGTAGCTAATTGGTTTAGGTATATTCATGGCTTTCAAAAACTATGGACGGCGGGCGGGCGGGGCGATCGCCCTTGTTTCCGCAGGAATGGTGGGTTGTGCCCTCACCCCTCCAACACCGCCTACCCAGGTTGACCCAGCCCCGAATCAAGCCCCTGCGGATTCCCAAACCGCTCCTCAGGGCGTGAATCCGTCCCAGTCAGTGCCAACCCCTGCCCAGGATGGTTCCAATCCCGCTGCAAGCCAGCCCGTTGACAACCAGCCCATCGCTCAGGCAACAACGGGTAGTGACCCCATTAGCCGGTTGTTCTCTACACGCCAGTGCGTTGGCTGCAACCTGCAAGGGGTTGATCTGGAACGGGCAGATCTTCGCAGCGTAGACCTGAGCAACGCCAACCTGAGTGGGGCTGACCTCGAAAAAGCAG contains:
- a CDS encoding PP2C family protein-serine/threonine phosphatase, whose amino-acid sequence is MTTVPVPRQPSQSPDLPGGTPAPDITPVFALKELVSRLNREHNKVQDLLSSLGFALRSFTNLNQFLELTPLIASRVTDADGGALILFRPNGQLRLERIHCQDGRNCQTIRKALETATLQLTASPPTGGTTLVPSADLTASLDYQVNRYLGADVQMFGTAILSKNEERGRLYVFSYDPNYEWTETRQKLVRLVADQTAVAIATDELTVELRKKERLDRELEIGEEIQRQLLPRQCPQIEGLELAARCKNANRVGGDYYDFIPVNYDQVRAKKGTLSHCNRWSITIGDVMGKGVPAGLIMTMLRGMLRAEVLNGHQPSRILQHLNHVMYADLENSNRFVTLFYSEYNTETQVLSYSNAAHNPPLLWQAATGKITRLDTLGMLIGLDVDTQYFDAQVQLAPGDTVIYFTDGFTDAASANGDRYDEENLVKDVEYACQAYSSPQEILEYLFGQVQQFVGEGRNANDDMTLIVMRVRPE
- a CDS encoding pentapeptide repeat-containing protein; amino-acid sequence: MAFKNYGRRAGGAIALVSAGMVGCALTPPTPPTQVDPAPNQAPADSQTAPQGVNPSQSVPTPAQDGSNPAASQPVDNQPIAQATTGSDPISRLFSTRQCVGCNLQGVDLERADLRSVDLSNANLSGADLEKADLSNANLSGANLTNADLEEANLTGANLQNANLTRADLEDANLTNANVTGANFTGADLDGVIGLQR